One segment of Haloplanus natans DSM 17983 DNA contains the following:
- a CDS encoding PAS domain S-box protein, which translates to MTFAVAESDIEVLLVEPTGEDTLGLGEQLAEANESLTIHSVTDIGRARAVLRDTVVDCAVCVHDPPSIDGLAVLSAIRERTPELPVLLAVDTECSARSVLDTGATDVVSLIDGRIDRDIVTNRIENAVAGSRDRGKFEQVFEQATDGIAIHDPGTGAVLESNARLAELLGYDPDDPESVGIEEFAAGTEPYTVAEARNRIRNAVADGPATFEWLMDDGDEPTWVEISLKPATIVGRDCVLSFVRNVADRKEQERLLRDRQRQFEAVFDHPASFTTVLDTAGRVRRVNRPALDLIDAVEGDIEGRPFPETPWWAGDTDGRRRIREAIDTAAAGESTRLEIEVCGAAQEHVVDLSFQPVSDGDDTAVDSIIAVGYDITERKRRERALRESREALERLHRITADPDRSFEDQIDDLLAFGCSYLGTSGAFLSRIDEATDHFEIVRSHGNHPSVQPGVETDLGSTYCRHTIAADEDDTMTVADAAEEMADDPAYDAHGLGCYAGGEVHIDGELYGTLCFVDPDAREAPFSTTETTVINVIRQWLQYELERDDYRREIEETRDRLERILERVDDGFFALDDDWRITYANEEGATVLRGAMGANYDIESLLGRRLWDEIPEAVDTPFYRHYTEAMETQEPIAFEAFFEPMGRWFDVNTYPDEDGISVYFKDITNRKQRERILDDLLETTQEFVQSRTERELADLVVEATVDVLGYDSNIVRLHDADEGTLPPAALSDAGAERLATPPMYDADEGIAGQVFQSGESLLVDDLTAETEADYGPFRSAIVLPLGEHGTLGIGSQEPNDFDHEDVALAELLATTARVALDRIDRETTLRRFRRVVEHVEEMVLLLDPDGEFTFVTEPFADFLGYDRDELDERAFETVVSAPERERFAETLAALDDRSGERTVTFETTLVTASSDDRPVELALSTFPDEVEESGIVGTVTDIHELTETRAQLEVERDRFRHLFENLPDPVVEVEIRDGVAVVQHVNPAFAEVFGYDPDAIRGRALDELIVPAEESGAASPVEIGDETSVEAQRETPDGRRDFLIRGIPYHRDATQYGFGIYTDITDQKERERYLQVLNRVLRHNLRNDLNVIMLSAEWLVDRLDGELAAQARTLRDNANELAGLSEKAKEIERMIGRRGEATSPVDVVPVLHRLTERYRERYPEIDLSLDLPDSLRVHADDDITRVFEELVENAVVHNDGPSPTIHIDASTNDDWVTVRLHDDASGIPDDEWRVVTGEREITQLTHSSGLGLWLVRWVIDSYGGEVRRRGTDDGTTIELRLRSAAPERLPLDGA; encoded by the coding sequence ATGACGTTCGCCGTAGCCGAGTCGGATATCGAGGTTCTCCTGGTCGAACCGACCGGGGAGGACACACTGGGACTCGGTGAGCAACTCGCCGAGGCCAACGAATCGCTGACGATCCACTCGGTGACGGATATCGGGCGGGCACGGGCGGTGTTGCGCGACACCGTGGTCGACTGTGCCGTCTGTGTTCACGACCCACCCTCGATCGACGGACTGGCGGTGCTCTCGGCGATCCGCGAGCGAACTCCGGAACTGCCGGTCTTGCTGGCCGTCGACACCGAGTGCTCCGCTCGGAGCGTACTCGATACGGGCGCGACCGACGTGGTGTCGCTAATCGACGGCCGGATCGACCGGGACATCGTCACGAACCGGATCGAAAACGCCGTCGCCGGGAGCCGCGACCGGGGCAAGTTCGAGCAGGTGTTCGAGCAGGCAACCGATGGGATCGCGATCCACGACCCCGGGACCGGGGCCGTCCTCGAGTCGAACGCCCGACTCGCCGAACTGCTCGGCTACGATCCCGACGACCCGGAGTCGGTCGGGATCGAGGAATTCGCGGCCGGCACGGAACCGTACACGGTGGCCGAAGCCCGCAATCGGATCCGGAACGCCGTGGCCGACGGGCCGGCGACCTTCGAGTGGCTGATGGACGACGGCGACGAGCCGACCTGGGTCGAGATCAGCCTCAAACCCGCGACGATTGTGGGTCGGGACTGTGTGCTCTCGTTCGTCCGGAACGTCGCGGACCGGAAAGAACAGGAACGTCTCCTCCGGGACCGCCAGCGACAGTTCGAAGCCGTCTTCGACCACCCGGCGTCGTTCACGACCGTCCTCGACACCGCCGGCCGGGTCAGGCGGGTGAATCGGCCGGCGCTCGACCTAATCGACGCGGTCGAGGGCGACATCGAGGGGCGCCCGTTTCCGGAGACTCCCTGGTGGGCCGGCGACACGGACGGCCGCCGGCGGATTCGGGAGGCGATCGACACCGCGGCGGCCGGCGAGTCGACACGACTCGAGATCGAGGTGTGCGGCGCGGCCCAAGAACACGTCGTCGACCTCTCCTTCCAGCCCGTCTCCGACGGCGACGACACCGCGGTCGACAGCATCATCGCCGTCGGCTACGACATCACGGAACGGAAGCGACGTGAACGGGCGTTGCGCGAGAGCCGCGAGGCGCTGGAACGGCTCCACCGGATCACCGCCGATCCGGACCGCTCCTTCGAGGACCAGATCGACGACCTGCTAGCCTTTGGCTGTTCGTATCTCGGCACGAGCGGCGCCTTCCTCTCCCGGATCGACGAGGCGACGGATCACTTCGAGATCGTACGGAGCCACGGCAATCACCCGTCCGTCCAGCCCGGCGTCGAGACCGACCTCGGTTCGACGTACTGTCGACACACCATCGCCGCTGACGAGGACGACACGATGACGGTCGCCGACGCCGCCGAGGAGATGGCGGACGATCCGGCCTACGACGCCCACGGTCTCGGCTGTTACGCCGGGGGCGAGGTCCACATCGACGGCGAACTGTACGGCACGCTCTGTTTCGTCGACCCCGACGCCCGCGAGGCGCCCTTCTCGACGACCGAGACGACGGTGATCAACGTGATCCGCCAGTGGTTGCAGTACGAACTCGAACGGGACGACTACCGGCGCGAGATCGAGGAGACCCGGGATCGACTCGAACGCATCCTCGAACGCGTCGACGACGGCTTCTTCGCCCTCGACGACGACTGGCGGATCACGTACGCCAACGAGGAGGGGGCGACGGTACTCCGCGGTGCGATGGGGGCGAACTACGACATCGAGAGCCTGCTCGGACGACGCCTCTGGGACGAGATTCCGGAAGCGGTCGATACGCCCTTCTATCGGCATTACACCGAGGCGATGGAGACACAGGAGCCGATCGCCTTCGAGGCCTTTTTCGAGCCGATGGGGCGGTGGTTCGACGTCAACACCTACCCGGACGAAGACGGCATCTCGGTCTACTTCAAGGATATCACCAACCGGAAGCAGCGCGAGCGCATCCTCGATGACCTGCTCGAGACGACCCAGGAGTTCGTCCAGTCACGGACGGAGCGCGAACTCGCCGACCTCGTCGTCGAGGCGACGGTCGACGTGCTTGGCTACGATTCGAATATCGTCCGCCTCCACGACGCCGACGAGGGGACGCTTCCCCCGGCCGCCCTCTCCGATGCCGGCGCCGAACGACTCGCTACCCCGCCGATGTACGACGCCGACGAGGGGATCGCCGGTCAGGTGTTCCAGTCGGGCGAGTCGCTCCTCGTCGACGATCTGACGGCGGAGACCGAGGCGGACTACGGCCCCTTCCGGTCGGCCATCGTCCTCCCCTTGGGCGAACACGGCACCCTCGGTATCGGCTCGCAGGAGCCGAACGACTTCGACCACGAGGACGTCGCACTCGCGGAACTCCTGGCGACGACGGCGCGTGTCGCCCTCGACCGTATCGACCGCGAGACGACGCTTCGGCGGTTCCGGCGCGTCGTCGAACACGTCGAGGAGATGGTCCTCCTGCTCGATCCGGACGGCGAGTTCACCTTCGTCACGGAGCCGTTCGCCGACTTCCTCGGCTACGACCGGGACGAACTCGACGAACGAGCGTTCGAAACCGTCGTCTCGGCGCCGGAACGGGAGCGGTTCGCCGAGACGCTGGCGGCGCTCGACGACCGGTCCGGCGAACGAACCGTCACCTTCGAGACGACGCTCGTGACGGCGAGCAGCGACGACCGGCCGGTCGAACTCGCGCTCTCGACGTTTCCCGACGAGGTGGAGGAGTCGGGCATCGTCGGGACGGTCACCGACATCCACGAACTCACCGAGACCCGCGCCCAGCTCGAAGTCGAGCGCGACCGCTTCCGACATCTCTTCGAGAACCTGCCGGACCCGGTGGTCGAAGTCGAGATCCGGGACGGGGTGGCGGTGGTCCAGCACGTCAACCCGGCGTTCGCCGAGGTGTTCGGCTACGACCCCGACGCCATCCGAGGGCGCGCACTCGACGAGTTGATCGTCCCCGCCGAGGAGTCGGGGGCCGCGTCGCCCGTCGAGATCGGTGACGAGACGAGCGTGGAAGCCCAGCGCGAGACGCCCGACGGCCGCCGTGACTTCCTGATCCGCGGGATTCCGTACCACCGGGACGCCACCCAGTACGGATTCGGCATCTACACCGACATCACCGACCAGAAAGAGCGCGAGCGATATCTACAGGTTCTCAACCGAGTGTTGCGGCACAACCTCCGCAACGACCTGAACGTCATCATGCTCTCGGCGGAGTGGCTGGTCGACCGTCTCGACGGTGAACTCGCCGCCCAGGCGCGAACCCTCCGCGACAACGCGAACGAACTCGCCGGGTTGAGCGAGAAGGCAAAGGAGATAGAGCGGATGATCGGCCGGCGGGGCGAGGCGACCAGCCCCGTCGACGTGGTGCCAGTCCTGCACCGGCTCACCGAGAGGTATCGCGAGCGCTACCCCGAAATCGACCTGTCGCTCGACCTGCCGGACTCGCTCCGGGTGCACGCCGACGACGACATCACCAGGGTGTTCGAGGAACTCGTCGAGAACGCTGTCGTCCACAACGACGGGCCGTCGCCGACCATCCACATCGATGCGTCGACGAACGACGACTGGGTCACCGTCCGCCTCCACGACGACGCCAGCGGCATCCCGGACGACGAGTGGCGGGTC
- a CDS encoding ABC transporter permease, whose amino-acid sequence MADPRLTIARRELSVLRSEKTIVLALLIQLFIAAFSSFLVVGLVSLYDPGSVEGYETTVGVTGDAADDLLRVVDDQPSMAGVSYASQSSARAAFERGEVDAVLLADRRAGRVFVTATVPDGSVRTTVIVVQLRNALSTFERVERDARGPYLSATPLELPPRTGSTPYYGFSYTVLLPLLCFLPVFISGSMVVDSVTEEVERGTLELLRVAPVTTVDIVDGKVWAAAALAPGQAGLWLLLLDFNGTTVGHPLALLSVVGALALLVVTLGATIALLSPDRRAAQFLYAVGVLVAFGGTTLLPYNPVNTVARLAVDSVGSTYPALVAGYVALGVGAYLLLRRAVPKVGLGG is encoded by the coding sequence TTGGCTGATCCGCGATTGACCATCGCCCGACGGGAGCTCTCCGTCCTCCGGTCCGAGAAGACCATCGTCCTCGCCTTGCTCATCCAACTGTTCATCGCCGCCTTCTCCTCGTTTCTCGTCGTTGGTCTCGTCTCGCTGTACGATCCGGGGAGCGTCGAGGGCTACGAGACCACGGTGGGTGTCACCGGCGACGCCGCCGACGACCTGTTGCGCGTGGTCGACGATCAGCCGTCGATGGCGGGGGTGAGCTACGCCTCGCAGTCGTCGGCGCGGGCGGCCTTCGAGCGCGGGGAGGTGGACGCCGTCCTTCTCGCGGATCGGCGGGCTGGCCGGGTGTTCGTGACGGCGACGGTGCCCGACGGGTCGGTCCGAACGACGGTCATCGTCGTCCAGTTGCGGAACGCGCTGTCGACGTTCGAACGGGTGGAACGCGACGCGCGCGGACCGTATCTGTCGGCGACGCCGCTCGAACTCCCGCCGCGGACGGGGTCGACGCCGTACTACGGCTTCAGCTACACCGTCCTGTTGCCCCTGCTGTGCTTTCTTCCCGTCTTCATCAGCGGGTCGATGGTCGTCGACTCGGTGACCGAGGAGGTGGAGCGTGGGACGCTCGAACTCCTCCGGGTCGCCCCCGTCACCACCGTCGACATCGTCGACGGCAAGGTGTGGGCGGCGGCGGCGCTCGCTCCCGGTCAGGCCGGCCTCTGGCTGCTCCTCCTCGATTTCAACGGGACGACCGTCGGTCACCCACTCGCGCTCCTCTCGGTGGTCGGCGCGCTCGCCCTCTTGGTGGTGACACTCGGCGCCACCATCGCCCTCCTCTCGCCGGATCGGCGCGCGGCGCAGTTCCTCTATGCCGTCGGTGTCCTCGTCGCCTTCGGCGGGACGACGCTCCTGCCGTACAACCCGGTCAACACCGTCGCGCGCCTCGCCGTCGACAGCGTTGGGTCGACCTACCCGGCACTCGTCGCGGGCTATGTCGCCCTCGGCGTCGGCGCCTACCTCCTGCTCCGGCGGGCGGTACCGAAGGTCGGGTTAGGGGGCTGA
- a CDS encoding DUF5798 family protein: MGLGSTAKKLQQIADMAEDVYARLNQLREQVNETRATVDETKARVDDMDHELAEQRALVEALAEKQGIDVEAITAEVHVTDAESTAGDADESTTDA; encoded by the coding sequence ATGGGACTTGGAAGTACGGCGAAGAAGCTCCAGCAGATCGCCGACATGGCCGAGGACGTGTACGCGCGGCTGAACCAGCTTCGCGAACAGGTCAACGAGACGCGGGCGACCGTCGACGAGACGAAAGCGCGGGTCGACGACATGGACCACGAACTGGCCGAACAGCGGGCGCTCGTCGAGGCCCTCGCGGAGAAACAGGGGATCGACGTCGAGGCGATCACCGCCGAGGTTCACGTCACGGACGCCGAGTCGACCGCGGGTGACGCCGACGAGTCGACGACCGACGCGTAG
- a CDS encoding ABC transporter permease family protein, with translation MSGRLDRLRDGLRSVARIARWETGRSVGVVDRRTATLGLVALLLAGAVGGAAMATGGVALDRDVYRIGIDDDSRYYDVVQESPALAARAPDVNRLGRGIEVVVRDDRFYVADSTKARAALSTFRSAVRRHNLARMREESNGSAAFPVVVTLRYADRTRGDTVVSGGTDGGNGGGDDAGGVSGASGAGGAGGAGGADDGSGTDGGLDGSGAGGVDAAGGSTGDGPLGVPGLGGAAGGLLGGRTSGSPADISPPFPFGALVLAFVFFVPMNFVIQPYGSSILNERINRRGELLLVAPVSPAAIVAGKTLPYLATLVGITAVVALAIGGGPVSVAAVAPIATLYLAATFVGAMFARSFKELTFVTVSISVFLTSYAFVPAIFTNVTPIALISPLTLVVQDLQGAGVTAAEYVFSTGPFYVGSAVCFLLGVGIYREEDMFTQRPVPLKFLDALNSRISGRRSMAVLSALSIPFVFIAELLAIAVLFVLPVEVSVPLLLVAVAAVEEVAKSVHVYAGFRGPFAGQRGWRTALVLGALSGLGFFLGEKLTAIVQFVGLPNLTLGRAAFSSAGVATTPALGLLFLLAPLALHATTTSIASLGATRGRTSYLAALVPAIAVHAAYNLAVVSQLG, from the coding sequence GTGAGCGGCCGGCTCGACCGACTCCGCGACGGCCTGCGGTCCGTCGCTCGCATCGCCCGCTGGGAGACGGGTCGGAGCGTCGGCGTCGTCGACCGCCGGACGGCGACCCTCGGACTCGTTGCCCTGCTTCTCGCTGGCGCCGTCGGCGGCGCGGCAATGGCGACGGGCGGCGTCGCCCTCGACCGTGACGTGTATCGAATCGGTATCGACGACGACAGCCGGTACTACGACGTGGTGCAGGAGAGTCCCGCGCTCGCGGCGCGGGCGCCCGACGTGAACCGGCTGGGACGCGGTATCGAAGTCGTCGTCCGCGACGACCGCTTCTACGTCGCCGACTCGACGAAAGCACGCGCGGCGCTGTCGACGTTCCGGAGCGCCGTCCGCCGTCACAACCTCGCCCGGATGCGCGAGGAGTCCAACGGGTCGGCCGCGTTTCCGGTCGTCGTGACGCTCCGGTACGCCGACCGAACGCGCGGGGACACCGTCGTGTCGGGTGGCACCGACGGCGGGAACGGGGGCGGGGACGACGCCGGTGGTGTGAGCGGTGCGAGCGGTGCGGGCGGCGCGGGTGGTGCGGGCGGCGCCGACGACGGGTCCGGGACCGACGGCGGCCTCGACGGCAGCGGTGCCGGCGGCGTCGACGCCGCGGGCGGATCGACCGGCGACGGGCCGCTTGGCGTCCCCGGCCTCGGCGGCGCCGCGGGCGGCCTCCTCGGTGGGAGGACCTCCGGATCGCCCGCCGACATCTCCCCACCCTTTCCCTTCGGGGCGCTGGTCCTCGCGTTCGTCTTTTTCGTCCCCATGAACTTCGTCATCCAGCCCTACGGATCGAGCATCCTGAACGAACGGATCAACCGTCGGGGCGAACTCCTGCTCGTCGCGCCCGTCTCGCCGGCGGCCATCGTCGCCGGCAAGACCCTGCCCTACCTCGCGACGCTCGTCGGGATCACCGCCGTCGTCGCCCTCGCCATCGGCGGCGGGCCGGTCAGCGTCGCGGCCGTCGCCCCCATCGCGACGCTCTATCTCGCCGCCACCTTCGTCGGCGCCATGTTCGCCCGCTCGTTCAAGGAACTCACGTTCGTCACCGTCTCCATCTCCGTGTTCCTCACCTCCTACGCCTTCGTCCCCGCCATCTTCACCAACGTCACGCCAATCGCGCTCATCTCGCCGCTGACACTCGTCGTTCAGGATCTGCAGGGAGCGGGCGTGACGGCCGCCGAGTACGTCTTCTCGACCGGCCCCTTCTACGTCGGCTCCGCAGTCTGCTTTCTCCTCGGCGTCGGCATCTACCGCGAGGAGGATATGTTCACCCAGCGGCCCGTCCCGCTGAAGTTCCTCGACGCGCTCAACAGCCGGATCAGTGGACGGCGGTCGATGGCGGTCCTGAGCGCGCTTTCGATCCCCTTCGTCTTCATCGCCGAACTCCTCGCCATCGCCGTCCTCTTCGTTCTCCCCGTCGAGGTGTCGGTGCCGCTCCTGTTGGTCGCCGTCGCGGCGGTGGAGGAGGTGGCCAAGAGCGTCCACGTCTACGCGGGCTTTCGGGGTCCCTTCGCCGGCCAGCGCGGGTGGCGGACGGCGCTCGTCCTCGGCGCTCTCTCGGGACTCGGCTTCTTCCTCGGCGAGAAACTGACCGCCATCGTCCAGTTCGTCGGGCTCCCGAACCTCACGCTCGGGCGCGCGGCCTTCTCCTCTGCCGGCGTCGCGACGACGCCCGCCCTCGGCCTCCTGTTCCTGCTCGCTCCCCTCGCCCTCCACGCGACGACGACGAGCATCGCGTCGCTCGGGGCGACCCGCGGCCGAACGAGCTATCTGGCGGCGCTCGTCCCCGCTATTGCCGTCCACGCGGCCTACAACCTCGCGGTGGTGAGTCAGCTTGGCTGA
- a CDS encoding RAD55 family ATPase, with protein sequence MYDLGPPLDVEIEPGSNLLLSGPALTGKKRLAFDMLAAGVRNGEGAIVVSNTDGAKRVFEALDGRVDYVDRPVAVVDCVTRQQGMSETHDDARVRYTSSPVDMTGVGIKFSEILEEFYERQSIERNRVFLDSLSTLLMYSDLQTVFRFLHVFTGRVQSVDGLGLYAIDSSAHDDKTMNTLKQLFDGVIETHEDGEPTANLPDV encoded by the coding sequence ATGTATGACCTTGGTCCGCCGCTAGATGTCGAGATCGAGCCGGGGTCGAACCTGCTGCTCTCCGGCCCCGCCCTCACCGGTAAGAAACGGCTCGCGTTCGACATGCTCGCCGCGGGCGTCCGCAACGGCGAAGGCGCCATCGTCGTCAGCAACACCGACGGCGCCAAGCGGGTGTTCGAGGCGCTGGACGGTCGGGTCGACTACGTCGACCGGCCTGTCGCCGTCGTCGACTGCGTCACCCGACAGCAGGGGATGAGCGAGACCCACGACGACGCCCGGGTTCGCTACACCTCCTCGCCGGTCGACATGACCGGCGTCGGGATCAAGTTCTCCGAGATTCTGGAGGAGTTCTACGAGCGCCAGTCCATCGAGCGCAACCGCGTGTTTCTCGACTCGCTGTCGACGCTCCTGATGTACTCCGACCTCCAGACGGTGTTCCGATTCCTCCACGTGTTCACCGGCCGCGTCCAGAGCGTCGACGGCCTCGGTCTCTACGCCATCGACTCCTCCGCCCACGACGACAAGACGATGAACACCCTCAAACAGCTGTTCGACGGCGTTATCGAAACCCACGAGGACGGCGAGCCGACCGCGAACCTGCCCGACGTATGA
- a CDS encoding two-component sensor histidine kinase: MDCLRVAYLTSFVVAAVACVAGLRRISRISDPDTRRGLAGLLGLTGAWAATHVGRLLPLAPDVQAGFYLVGLVVGLATIGAWLYFCSAYTGHSYHRQPVIRQSALAVYLAIVAVKLTNPLHHLYFTTSTATAPFPHAVMQLGTVHWIVTALSYTLSAIGFYLLYEMLSESKLDVSVLGGLVAVTALPVGLYLLSFGDDGLLTLHYEPLGVAVFAVGVLYVVDDDFVAVPPFWRTQVMDAVDEVVVLIDEASTIRDVNRRAIERFPALDGATGEQLSAVVPDLADAVVDHEDILAVDDERRRSRRYYFVNSTPLVSGTVEVGRAIICTDVTRVERQRRELERRNDQFDDLAAAITHELRNTLTVANGYFETVASSQALDDDAAMEAYRRVDEAHARMDRIVTDLWALAKYGQTVERVDDCDLRQAAERAFDGIAPEDLSLTVDGEATIVADRGRLDGLFAKAFEFADLYGADSVAVHAEARRIVITVDGEPLPEESIDRAFEYGDPVPSAETGTLFPTMQTIARAHGWTMELDPAFRAGVRIVVDDVDVDTAGDRTGVDRSAP, translated from the coding sequence ATGGACTGCCTTCGTGTTGCCTACCTGACATCGTTCGTCGTCGCCGCGGTGGCCTGTGTCGCCGGTCTTCGTCGGATCTCGCGGATCTCCGATCCGGATACGCGACGCGGACTCGCCGGACTGCTCGGACTCACCGGCGCCTGGGCGGCCACCCACGTCGGTCGGCTGCTGCCGCTCGCGCCGGACGTGCAGGCGGGCTTTTATCTCGTCGGACTGGTCGTCGGTCTGGCGACCATCGGGGCGTGGCTGTACTTCTGTTCGGCATACACCGGCCACAGCTACCACCGGCAGCCGGTGATCCGGCAAAGCGCCCTCGCGGTCTATCTCGCGATCGTTGCCGTAAAGCTCACCAACCCGCTGCATCACTTGTATTTCACCACGTCGACGGCGACCGCCCCGTTTCCCCACGCCGTGATGCAACTCGGAACGGTGCACTGGATCGTCACGGCGCTCTCGTACACGCTGTCGGCGATCGGCTTTTATTTGCTCTACGAGATGTTGAGCGAGTCGAAACTGGACGTGAGCGTGCTCGGTGGACTCGTCGCCGTGACCGCCCTCCCGGTCGGTCTCTACCTGCTCAGCTTCGGCGACGACGGCCTACTCACCCTCCACTACGAACCCCTCGGCGTCGCCGTGTTCGCGGTCGGCGTGCTCTACGTCGTCGACGACGACTTCGTGGCAGTGCCCCCGTTCTGGCGAACACAGGTGATGGACGCGGTCGACGAGGTGGTCGTCCTGATCGACGAGGCGTCGACGATCAGGGACGTCAACCGGCGGGCAATCGAGCGGTTCCCCGCACTCGACGGGGCGACCGGCGAGCAACTGTCGGCGGTCGTCCCCGACCTCGCCGATGCGGTGGTGGACCACGAGGACATCCTCGCGGTCGACGACGAGCGCCGGCGTTCGAGGCGGTACTACTTCGTGAACAGCACCCCACTCGTGAGCGGGACCGTCGAGGTCGGACGCGCGATCATCTGCACGGACGTGACGCGAGTCGAACGACAACGGCGGGAACTCGAACGCCGGAACGACCAGTTCGACGACCTGGCTGCAGCCATCACACACGAGTTGCGGAACACGCTGACCGTCGCCAACGGCTACTTCGAGACCGTCGCCAGCAGCCAGGCGCTCGACGACGACGCGGCGATGGAAGCGTACCGCCGGGTCGACGAAGCGCACGCGCGAATGGATCGGATCGTCACCGATCTGTGGGCGCTCGCCAAGTACGGACAGACGGTAGAGCGGGTCGACGACTGCGACTTGCGGCAGGCCGCCGAGCGCGCGTTCGACGGTATCGCCCCCGAGGACCTCTCGCTGACCGTCGACGGCGAGGCGACCATCGTGGCGGATCGAGGCCGGCTAGATGGGCTGTTCGCCAAAGCCTTCGAGTTCGCCGACCTGTACGGGGCCGATTCTGTCGCCGTTCACGCGGAGGCGAGGCGTATCGTCATCACCGTCGACGGCGAACCGCTTCCGGAGGAGTCGATCGACCGCGCTTTCGAGTACGGTGATCCCGTGCCGTCCGCCGAGACGGGGACGCTGTTTCCGACGATGCAAACCATCGCCCGGGCCCACGGCTGGACGATGGAACTCGATCCGGCGTTCCGGGCCGGCGTTCGAATCGTCGTCGACGACGTGGACGTAGACACGGCGGGCGATCGGACGGGCGTCGACCGCTCAGCCCCCTAA
- a CDS encoding CoA-binding protein: MTDATEAEMRDLLDVETIAVVGCSGTPGKAAHDVPAYLQDQGYDVVPINPNREEVLGRRAYDSLGDVSERVDLVDVFRPSEEVSTIVDAVLKRVQRHDDVRGIWLQLGIRDDEATARARDAGLAVVQDRCLKVEHGRLS; the protein is encoded by the coding sequence ATGACCGACGCCACCGAGGCCGAGATGCGCGACCTGCTCGACGTCGAAACTATCGCCGTCGTCGGCTGTTCCGGGACGCCGGGGAAGGCCGCCCACGACGTGCCCGCCTACCTCCAAGACCAGGGCTACGACGTCGTCCCGATCAATCCGAACCGCGAGGAGGTGCTCGGGCGACGGGCCTACGACAGCCTCGGTGACGTGTCCGAACGCGTCGACTTGGTCGACGTGTTTCGGCCGAGCGAGGAGGTCAGCACCATCGTCGACGCGGTGCTGAAGCGGGTCCAGCGCCACGACGACGTTCGGGGAATCTGGCTCCAGTTGGGCATCCGTGACGACGAGGCGACCGCGCGCGCCCGCGACGCCGGGCTAGCCGTCGTTCAGGATCGGTGTCTCAAGGTCGAACACGGCCGGCTGTCGTAG